Part of the Lolium rigidum isolate FL_2022 chromosome 6, APGP_CSIRO_Lrig_0.1, whole genome shotgun sequence genome, attgcattaagtatggtgcgtaatgtaatcaacaactacatcctcggacatagcgccaatgttttatccctagtggcaacaagcacaacacaaccttagaactttcgtcacatcgtcccggtgtcaatgcgggcatgaacccactatcgagcataaatactccctcttggagttaaaagtaaaaacttggccgagtctctactagtaacggagagcatgcaagatcataaacaacacatatgtaataacttgataattaacatgacatggtattctctatccatcggatcccgacaaacacaacatatagaattacagatagatgatcttgatcatgttaggcagctcacaagatccgacaatgaagcacaatgaggagaagacaaccatctagctactgctatggacccatggtccaggggtgaactactcactcatcactccggaggcgaccatggcggtgtagagtcctccgggagataaatcccctctccggcagggtgccggaggagatctcccgtaatcccccgagatgggatcggcggcggcggcgtctccgaaaggttttccgtatcgtggtttttcgcatcgtgggtttcgcgacggaggctttaagtaggcggaagggcagagtcgggggccggacgagggggccacaccatagggcggcgcgggccccccgggccgcgccgccacgtggtgtcgccacctcgtggccccacttcgtatgttcttcggtcttccggaagctccgtggaaaaataggcccccgggtctttgtttcgttcaattccgagaatatttcgttactatgatttctgaaaccaaaaacagcgagaaaacaggaactggcacttcggcatcttgttaataggttagttccagaaaatgcacgaatatgacataaagtgtgcataaaacatgtaggtatcatcaacaatatggcatagaacataagaaattatcgatacgtcggagacgtatcaggctgctTCGATCCAAGGCGTCAACGAGCAGCGGTGAACGGCGCGCCACCGGATCATCCACGGCGCCGACGTAGTCGGGTTGCAGCAGGGTTTGGTTGTAATTTCTTTTTCTGTGTGGACCTTTCTGTAATTTAGCCGTTTTAATGTTATCTCCTTTTCTcgcaaaaagaaaagcaatctttGTAGTAATATAAAATAATGAATGGTACACATCGAACACAATCGTGTTCACCTTATTTTTATGAACACTAGGAAGTTTACCGAGGCGGCAGGCTGCACCCTTGTTCACCTTATTTTTATGAACACTAGGAAGTTTACCGAGGCGGCAGGCTGCACCCTTGGCTATTAAACTGTTTGTTATAGTATTTTAaagcactactacctccgtttcaaggaataaggaataaggtgccctcgttttacgtgttttttatttgaccaagaattacttcaaatagataaacattgtttgtatgaaattaatatcattgaaaagttcttttcaatacgaatctaacgatactaattacatataatataatcaaaattgtgttgctcaatttttatggtcaaagttcatcttgaaatacgcgtgcgccttattccttaaaaTAGAGGTAGTACAATTTATGAATCATCTAAAGTACTGCAAAAGTGTGTATGTGAAAATACTAATCAAGAAACGAAAAAAGCAGTAGCATCATAGTTCATAATTCTTTTTCAGCGCTCATAGGTATAGTTTGAAAAAGTAAAGAAATTTCCTCACGAAGAAAGCACGAGCAAGATACTCTTTCTGAATAGGGATCTTAGTGgcaggaagaagaagtggaagggCCAAACTACTCTTTTGGAGAAAGACATGAAGGATAAAAGTATAAAAATCACTTGTTTGAAACATCTTAATAATAAACTTCGCTATTAGAAGTTGTATTTTCGTGGCAGTGCCCAGAGAGAGGATAGCAGCACTGCTTGAAAGATGTGACATACGAATAATTATTGACCAGTAATTACTATCcagaactagggttgagataaaaAAAATCGTGTAGAAGTTACCACGCTTGCATGACATTAAGAAATTACCATCACAGAAATATGTGTCGTGGAAGAAAAAATACTATTAGATAGTTAACGGAGCGATTCATAGTTGACATCGGCAAATTACTGTTGATGTTCAAGTTTTGTACCGGGAAATTGCTTTCAAGGAAAATGTAAGCAGTTACCACCTCACGAGAAACTACTGCGAAGTAGTTAACGTGAAAAATTAAAATTACCTCTAGAAACTTATGTTCCAATGAAAAATTACTGGCAAAATTACTGATGAATTCAGAAATTTGAAAGAAgttaaaaataaagctaaaagAAGTGGTACTGTTCATGTTGGTGTGAACAGTGATGGTACCATAGAAGAACACAATGAATTTTCCCAGGTATAAGAGGTGGCAATtgttagatttttttttgaaattaccGCTGAAGAATTATGCACCGATGAAGAATACTCACAGATATTTACTGTTCAAAACTATAGCTGAGGTTGAAGATTCGTGTAAAAAATACCACGTGCGTGTCCGTTGAGAAATACCATTGCAGAAAGATACCACCTCAAAGAATTATTATCATGTAGTTGACTGCTTATTTCATAGTTGACATCGAGACAAATTACTGTTCATGTTGAAGTTTTTACTGTAAaactttttaaaataaaatataagtAGTTAGGGCATCGCGAAAAACCACTAAGATATAGTTTAAAAAATAAATTAGAATTGTTGCTGAAAAATTATCCTCACGTAAGGAATTACTGGTGGGTAATTAAATTGCTTTAAATTCggaattaaaaaagaaaaagccAAAGAAAAGTGACTTTTCATGTGCTTGTGAACAGTGTCCCAAAGGGCTGAGAGCTCAGCAAAATCCGTTCGGCTTTTATATAGGTACTTAGGACATGTCCCGATGATATGGTGGTCAGTTCTTAAAGGAAACATTAGAAGCTGTATGGAGATGCTATGGAAATCATGGAATATTACTTATCTAGACCAGTGAGAATAGTGTGGGTTGCATACTTGcataagaaaaagaaaagtccTTTTGCTATGCTCCAAGTAGAGAGTTTGCCCGGATAATTCAATTTGCATAACATTGACGAGCCAAAGAAACCTAGCCACACATTTAGGTGATCATCTTTTCAAGACGGATAGATACTCCCAGGGAATCAAAAACATTACTTTCATCACTAATTACCATGAAAGATGCAAGATATATTTGTCATCCGACATACATACAATGAAATTATGGAACAATAAAATTGAGTTATTCATCAACACATTGCTGCTACACTCTTGAAACGTTCAAACGAAACAAACATAAATAACCGAACAGACAGTAAAGAGGAAGACCAAAGCAGGACCTATAAAACCTTCAACGCAAACAAACATTGGCTACAGAATACGACACCACATAAGGCTGGCAGTGTTATATTGTTTTCTGTTCAATACTATAGCCATCCCATGGCAACCGGATGGAAAATATTTTGGTCTGATTACTGAAGCTTGCCTCAGATGGTAATGCAACTTACTTGGCCATCATGACCTTAACAAATTCGTCGTAGTTGATCTGGCCATCACCATCAACATCAGCCTCACGGACCATCTCGTCAACCTCCTCATCAGTCAACTTCTCACCCAGGTTGGTCATGACATGACGCAGTTCAGCAGCAGAGATGAAACCATTTTGATCCTTATCGAACACACGGAATGCCTCCTTGAGCTCTTCCTCAGAATCAGTGTCTTTCATCTTGCGGGCCATAAGGTTGAGGAATTCAGGGAAATCAATTGTTCCATTGCCGTCGGCATCAACCTCATTGATCATGTCTTGAAGCTCTGCCTCGGTTGGATTCTGTCCCAGTGAACGCATGACAGTTCCCAGCTCCTTAGTGGTAATGCAACCTGGAAAGAACACAATCTATGTTATTCAACTCCAGGACTTGTTCAGCTCTTAGGTATCACTATGTATGGTCAAGATCATCAATTTGTGTctgtctgtaattctatatgaacAGATAAAACAAAAAGAACAACTGTACAAGACCAAAATCGAACCTAACTTGCAATCACTAGTAACAAACTTGTATCTGGTAAAACGGACACACATTCCGTGATGGCTATCAAATTAGTAATTATACCTCCATAATTTTTTATAGAACAATTCCATAGTGAAACTACAAACTGTATTCTGTTACCCAGAATATTTCCAACAACGCATAGTTTT contains:
- the LOC124665128 gene encoding calmodulin-3; the protein is MADQLTDDQIAEFKEAFSLFDKDGDGCITTKELGTVMRSLGQNPTEAELQDMINEVDADGNGTIDFPEFLNLMARKMKDTDSEEELKEAFRVFDKDQNGFISAAELRHVMTNLGEKLTDEEVDEMVREADVDGDGQINYDEFVKVMMAK